In a genomic window of Plasmodium malariae genome assembly, chromosome: 4:
- the RON6 gene encoding rhoptry neck protein 6, putative → MKWKKMVKRVITLFVDVYSTSIYTSHYSQIGKGKGDENLQNLTFVHAARDGHYFVNNNDNNKKRNIKNHNTIKDVPSDIKENVSFLENCTINSCIRVENKDLDTSSEGGIVQNLVQGKDNSEKGKDEKGSSNINNSSSSSNNSSSSNNSSSSNNNSSSNNSSSSNNSSSSNSNSSSNSNSSNGGKNEEGKADPGHVESSSKASAQMLKELKANVLQGNEKEKREDNKEKEKSKKKEKIKEEKNGGSGGGSGTEKTNEANKGEQKEEYENNDEDNVDIEEEEKDSDDEKDDVEENLDGEIEDEYDEDDEEQKGKVKNKSSDEDKEQSNDKGKEQSNDKGKEQSNDKGKEQSNDKGKEQSNDKGKEQSNDKGKEQSNDKGKEQSNDKGKEQSNDKGKEQSNDKGKEQNREKVEEVNKGSSNNKGEGKKNNEKDQGKNKEDGNKKDVEQVNNNKDEEEKLNEGQVQKKDKANDVDKANGVDKANGVDKEMEEDEEKEEDEEKEEDEEKEGNEEKEDEEKEEEGKLKKKEKKKDNNDVNERMNDIEEEKEMEEMEEKEEGEQNESTEEMSKDKKQNDEKVDGKGTNVYINGEREKEEDAQKYSQMNIAYKKKGKLQEETLHPLNNEKVWNPSKEKNKTYDESHMFTIDKKMHKSLSSINGILRGLNDKLNRHKDLKNKELRLKFEAMGRINEYKIYNEVIQKSVEILTIRLMKINDDLKKLKHSSDVALQKYMNEKGYGMMKFSNLTKYDNSEEEKILKRDATGRAEGKKGGRLHCPVDCNRETCYNKPSHPTQCYKLEQRGNEIKKMCEPFVDVHNATCRTDFHHCAIAEPERNKKYSIFVSNEHEGTPQFITIRGYNLHECLQLLVVNQGSSCSPMSIEKNITESSEILAEPVLTKLLHNEILLENIKISKAGEYNICLAQFYQEPEEEDLLSKNKSNKNKKRKKNDMKILGIDTIGALYVLPVPSKKGHS, encoded by the exons atgaaatggaagaaaatggtaaaaagggttattacattatttgtTGATGTGT ATTCAACAAGTATTTATACTTCCCACTATTCTCAGATAGGTAAGGGAAAAGGAGatgaaaatttacaaaaCTTGACTTTCGTACATGCAGCAAGGGATGgtcattattttgttaataataatgataacaataaaaagaggaatataaaaaatcataataCAATCAAAGATGTACCATCCGATATAAAGGAGAATGTTAGCTTCCTTGAAAATTGTACAATCAATAGTTGTATAAGGGTAGAGAACAAAGACCTGGATACCTCATCGGAAGGGGGGATTGTTCAGAATCTGGTGCAGGGAAAAGATAACagtgaaaaaggaaaagacgAAAAGGGGAGCAGTAATATTAACaacagtagcagtagtagtaacaatagcagtagtagtaacaatagcagtagtagtaacaataacagtagtagtaacaatagcagtagtagtaacaatagcagtagtagtaacagtaacagtagtagtaacagtaacagtagTAATGGCGGGAAAAATGAAGAGGGAAAAGCTGACCCCGGTCATGTCGAAAGTAGTAGTAAGGCCTCTGCCCAGATGTTGAAAGAATTAAAAGCAAATGTACTCCAAGGaaacgaaaaagaaaaaagagaagataataaagagaaagagaaatcaaagaaaaaggaaaagataaaggaagaaaaaaatggaggAAGCGGCGGCGGAAGTGGCACCGAAAAAACAAACGAAGCAAACAAGGGTGAACAAAAAGAGGAATATGAAAACAACGATGAGGATAACGTAGACATAGAGGAAGAGGAGAAAGACTCGGATGATGAAAAAGATGATGTAGAGGAAAATTTAGACGGAGAGATTGAGGATGAATACGATGAAGATGATGAAGAGCAGAAGGGAAAggtcaaaaataaaagcagcGATGAGGATAAAGAGCAAAGCAACGATAAGGGTAAAGAGCAAAGCAACGATAAGGGTAAAGAGCAAAGCAACGATAAGGGTAAAGAGCAAAGCAACGATAAGGGTAAAGAGCAAAGCAACGATAAGGGTAAAGAGCAAAGCAACGATAAGGGTAAAGAGCAAAGCAACGATAAGGGTAAAGAGCAAAGCAACGATAAGGGTAAAGAGCAAAGCAACGATAAGGGTAAAGAGCAAAGCAACGATAAAGGTAAAGAACAAAATAGAGAAAAGGTAGAGGAGGTAAATAAGGggagtagtaataataaggGTGAGGGGAAGAAGAACAACGAAAAAGACCAGGGGAAGAATAAAGAGGATGGAAACAAGAAGGATGTAGAGcaagttaataataataaagatgaAGAAGAGAAATTGAATGAAGGGCAGGTACAAAAGAAAGATAAAGCAAACGATGTCGATAAAGCAAACGGTGTCGATAAAGCAAACGGTGTCGATAAAGAGATGGAAGAGGATGAAGAGAAGGAGGAGGACGAAGAGAAGGAGGAGGACGAAGAGAAGGAGGGGAACGAAGAAAAGGAGGACGAAGAAAAAGAGGAGgaaggaaaattaaaaaaaaaggaaaaaaaaaaagataacaaCGATGTTAATGAAAGAATGAACGATATTgaagaagaaaaggaaatGGAAGAAATGGAGGAAAAGGAAGAAGGTGAACAAAACGAAAGTACTGAAGAAATGAGCAAAGATAAGAAGcaaaatgatgaaaaggTAGACGGAAAAGGTAccaatgtatatataaatggtgAAAGAGAAAAGGAGGAAGATGCACAAAAGTACAGTCAAATGAATATAGCTTATAAGAAGAAAGGAAAGCTTCAGGAGGAAACACTGCACCCACTT AACAATGAGAAAGTCTGGAATCCctcaaaggaaaaaaataaaacatatgatGAATCCCATATGTTTACTATAGACAAAAAGATGCACAAAAGTTTGTCGAGTATTAACGGAATCCTCCGTGGTCTAAACGACAAATTGAATCGACATAAAGATTTGAAAAAT AAAGAACTGAGGCTAAAATTCGAGGCTATGGGgagaataaatgaatacaaaatatacaatGAGGTCATTCAAAAATCTGTTGAAATTCTGACCATCCGATTGATGAAG ATCAACGATGACTTGAAAAAGCTAAAACATTCTTCGGATGTTGCCCTTCAAAAATACATGAACGAAAAGG GTTACGGAATGATGAAATTCTCgaatttaacaaaatacGAT aATTCAGAAGAGGAGAAGATTCTCAAAAGAGACGCAACAGGTA GAGCTGAAGGGAAAAAAGGGGGTCGTTTGCATTGTCCTGTTG aCTGCAATAGGGAAACGTGCTATAACAAGCCCTCTCATCCAACTCAGTGCTAC AAATTAGAGCAGAGAGGAAACgaaattaagaaaatgtGCGAACCTTTTGTGGATGTCCACAATGCCACATGCAGAACG gaTTTTCATCACTGTGCTATAGCAGAACCAgaacgaaataaaaaatactccATCTTTGTATCG AATGAGCACGAAGGAACCCCTCAGTTCATCACAATAAGA GGATACAATTTGCATGAGTGTCTACAGCTGCTTGTTGTTAACCAGGGCTCATCATGCTC TCCAATGAGCattgaaaaaaacataacGGAGTCGAGTGAAATACTGGCGGAGCCTGTTCTAACAAAGCTTTTGCACAATGAAATTCTGCTGGAGAATATTAAG ATAAGCAAAGCAGGAGAGTACAACATCTGCTTAGCGCAGTTCTACCAGGAACCGGAAGAGGAGGATCTTCTATCGAAGAACAAGTCCaacaagaataaaaaaaggaaaaaaaatgatatgaaaattttaggTATAGACACTATCGGCGCTTTGTACGTTTTACCAGTGCCCTCCAAAAAAGGACACTCTTGA